In the genome of Vicia villosa cultivar HV-30 ecotype Madison, WI linkage group LG7, Vvil1.0, whole genome shotgun sequence, one region contains:
- the LOC131618835 gene encoding uncharacterized protein LOC131618835, translating into MAILDRVAPCAGSDDAFWWKLNKEEIDAPSKSLLFGWRLIHDRLATKDHLFKKGILEIAEINCAFCSVEEECLAHLLGGCLVVKPIWLKVFDWLGSITDFSLVDFITFPFISDKVHSPAKRKIIGAIWLATCWHIWLIRNAIIFKDGNFSFLDCMSEIMHSSWNWLCSSGKLVKICNFHV; encoded by the exons ATGGCCATTTTGGATCGGGTTGCTCCTTGTGCTGGCAGCGATGACGCGTTCTGGTGGAAGCTGAATAAGGAGGAG ATTGATGCTCCTTCAAAATCTCTTTTATTCGGTTGGAGACTAATTCATGATAGATTAGCAACCAAAGATCATCTCTTCAAGAAGGGAATTTTGGAAATTGCCGAGATTAATTGCGCCTTTTGTTCGGTGGAAGAGGAGTGTCTAGCTCACCTCCTAGGTGGTTGTCTTGTGGTTAAACCGATttggttgaaggttttcgattgGCTTGGAAGCATTACGGATTTCTCGTTGGTAGATTTCATCACTTTCCCTTTCATATCCGATAAGGTTCATTCCCCGGCTAAAAGGAAGATTATTGGAGCTATTTGGCTTGCTACGTGTTGGCATATTTGGTTGATCCGAAATGCGATAATTTTCAAGGATGGTAACTTTAGCTTCCTAGATTGTATGTCGGAAATTATGCACAGTTCTTGGAATTGGTTATGTTCTAGCGGTAAGCTAGTTAAAATCTGTAATTTCCATGTTTGA